The sequence agttgatcattgtacttattgaaaacgtgcgcgccttcgatattttgggtttcagaacatcgacatacaaaataatattcatatttttattcccgTCATGTGAAATTTATAGCTAAAAAgaagggtgggtaatgtcagagacataactggatgtcatgaatacgaaaaaactggcacgctcgcatcacttttccgaatatcagttagttgattgattgtatgaattgtgcaagctttctcctttttcactaatagagtttgaagcgatgcacctacataaaagtacagattagttacaataaacagctactattctacaactatatattccaaacttaaaacaattcctttttaattctcTGTAGTaactttttattgaagctatgaagttcgaagatatcagattcttctcgaaatttcagtacgagacaattgcaatggcctggtttgaaatgtatcgacgatcttcgataataataagaatgataataataataataataataataataataataataataataataataataataataataataataataataataataataataataataataataatacagattaatctgtacatatatgtatgtataaataaaatatagattaacctgtatatatggcaaccctgtatcgcaTGTCATATATCCACACGACCccgcatactagtataaagatgtgttcaacatcatgactttcgctttcgcattgccgttcgtaattgaatgtgttagtgacggtacaaatctgcctttctaccggttttcggtgccatctagctgacggtgtctcgtatgttcagagtagctgctttaacttaaatgacgctatttctcacatcacatttcatgttatacctgctactgacaGCGGTGCACGGAGagccctttgccaaaattccttttcttgtacgcagaacgggaaacagtgagacgacaggtcctcgatgttgctctcgtgtgtcttgtttcgggaacagttgctcagcaaatggtaggaaaaatgaaccactcaacttttatatggatgctcttgtatagatgcagacatctcgcgttctgattagcTGGTGCTGCCATGGGTTAaattaaacaggtttttcaatagtgtactattgaaaaacttcaatgttgttgctatacacgttcaagttgaaaattttcgattctattggtagttaaattatataaatccttctacagatcactgagctatgagctttcaaaatacgagaaatgcaaacgcgccttatgaattatgttctttgatactcgtttatacgaaacatttccggaaagtttaattttgaactatttaagaatatgtcacacaactgaaaattttattataaaattgtgatcgtatttccgatggcgtgtagcaaaaattatgttgattcattagatataacatgagatattcacgatcaaaaacttatcactctctcagagggtaaattttgaaaaggcgccccatagtaaagtaagtcgtattcacgacaaaatcgttTCTTCTCGGtaatggttgcggtcaactgcaggatctcggcaggatgtcaaagcatttttgtaaaaggcaacataggattgaaggaataattattccattgaaactaaactttgtatttttgtgttgacatttgaaatttgttcaatttcaatggattcattgttgattttaatattttctttttttgagtttcacaaaacttttgcctttaaacagcaaaatgataacataatgtgatattaattgaaaataaatttgatgagtagatatcatattaggatttcaatatgatgttgctatcataatcagatttcaatttggtctcattttgatgttagactttaatCGGGCTTGATTACATATATGTACTTAATTTTATCAAAGATGTAGGGCCAAAGCGCCAAATCACTTAAAATGTAAAcgaatgacaaaaaatgtaatcaccccgattctgcaatccgacggatttgtgatacgaacgaatctacactttcgttcgagttcgaattttgcattttttattccGTTCgggactctcgttcgggaacacttgaaatttcgtacactaaccatcaaagctgtcaacactacttacacattctatattatttatattattcatttcttagtaaacgaaaccgtcacacttgtacacacaaattagaacgattataaaccgaacagaagtaatacgtacgcaagtcgatcgagtaatgctgGAAAAttcaacaactcgaacgaatgatattcgagttcatacccaactcgaacggaatgcagaatggaaattgcacattcgatcggaatatttcgaatcgatcgacgtacagaatagagGTGAATATTTCATTCCAGTTGAAAAGTTTATAATGTAATCCATGTTTGTGATTCAATAGTATCATGGATCAATCATCACAGTAGCGGAAAAAAGTGAATTATTACCGAAATGTGTAGATTGTTGAAGGTTTTTAGTATTTGAGAAAAAGTCAGACCCACTTTTGTAATATATTCATGtattaataaattttcatttattccTAGAACATTTCCATTATATCCAAAAATAGAGCACTCGTACCCTAGCTGTACCAGAAACAAACGACTCGCGACTCTTACGTGTATAATCGAACGGTATTGTCAGCACCGGAGGAAAACAACCACGGCTGAGTCGGATGAAATACCACATCGAATGCGCCAAAATCATTCACTTTTTCGTGATGCTCCAATCGTCTCAGGGGAACAATTAGTGCATTCTGCAGCAGGTCACTGTTGATTATGAACGCTATGATTAGACACAACAAAAGATGTTTAAAACTTCAGTAACTCACTTGTATACCATTCCATGTGATACAATAACGCTACGATCGTCACTGGCCGAGGCGAACAACGGATAGCGCAAGTGAAACGCAACATTTCTTATAGCAGAATAGTGCAGCTTCAGCTGCTGATACGGTCGAGTCGAGAGATCCAAGTCGAACCACATCATTTTCTTTTCGTACGTTGCAACCAATAAGTTATCCCCTTTCGGATGGATAGCCATACTAGAAATCCACTTGCAGTTAGGGAACAACTTCTTCAGTAGCTCCTGTTTGACCAGATCATACACGCGAACATGGCGCTGAGTCTACAATTGATAGTAACTTGCATTCGTGCGAATAAATCAAATCAACCGTCCAATCCATACTTACCGCAACAAACAGACAGGGTCTGACCGGATGGAACAACACACACTGAATTAAACCTTTGCTCTTTGAAAATGGCACTTGTGACCGTCGCTTGGATAACTGATGAATCAGCACGGACCGATTAGCAGCCTCTGGCATCACAGCGGCGAAGTAATCACCTCTACCGTGCCACGTTACCTGCTTGATGTCCTTGAAATGATTGATCACGATGCGAACACCGGCTTTTCGTTCATCTTCCGTTAGTTCTACCCATTGCACGGCCGTGGCGATACGTTCGTTATCAACAACCTCGGACTTGGGCGCTTCTGCTAACAAATCATCCGTTTTACGGCTTATCAAACTATCGCCAACACCCGGattgaccagcagcaaccgcTTTCCGGAAGCTACTGCCACAAGCGATATTTTACTGTTTGGACACCAAGCAACCGAGCGGACGATGTCTCCCGTTTCAATAGTTTTGATGCAACGTGCTGTCGAAATTTCCCATACTAAAACGAGAAGACGAAAAATGATTACCGGCTCATAACTGGTCAGAAAGTGAACTTACTTTTAATCGTTTGATCGTCAGAACCCGTAACCAGATATTCTCCTTTCGGCTCAACGCTAATCGACCGTATCATATTGGTGTGTCccttataaattaaattttgcaATGTCGGGAAAGGCTGTAAGTCTCTTGGCGACGGAAGTTTTGGAATCAGATATTCAGGGCCAACAGTCACTCTGGTTCGTTTGCCACGCGGACACAAATAAAGATCCAAACACCGCAGGAACCGCTCTCGAATGTACTTGTCGTAGTAGGGCACTTCTCGAAGGGAATTGTACTTCTGTGGGATGTAATGTAATTTCCTCTTCCACGGCTCTTCCTCATGACTGTTCCATTCTGCTAGCTCACGTTCGTTGAACAGATACTCCGGTGGAGGATTATAGGATTCAGCATGACCCGGCAGCGGTCTCTTGGGAGCCACCACATGGTCATGAATGCGACGCATTTCTTCCTTGCCATGATCAGTGTCCCAAGCCATGTAAAACTTGGGACCTTTGTTCAATTCCGCTTGTTTCTCAATTTCCGCACGAGTTTTGGTCCAACCCATCTTTAGTGCATGCACCAGGCGACCAATTTTATGTTTCTCTGACTTGCTTGGTAGAAAAGATCGTTTATGAtccggaatatttcgaataggCATTTTTTCTACTTCGGATGAGAACCACTCAATCCAAGGCTGTAAAAcggaaaatattttgaatatacTAGAACTAACCCAATCAATCCCTCTTACCTCATAATCGTCGTATTGTTCGTCGGGGTTTCGTCCCGCCATAATGCGCTTAATGAGTCCAATGTCTTCATTGCTGAGCACAACATTCTGACCAGTTTGTGGATCCTTGACCGTTCGCCAAAAGTTTGGATCTTCCATTTTTCTGAGGAAATCATCGATTGCATCCGTTTTAGCCGGTTTGATCAGTTTATTTCCATCCCAATCGTAACCAACATGTTTATATTCGTCATACCAGTGCATTGGAATATTGCCAA comes from Malaya genurostris strain Urasoe2022 chromosome 3, Malgen_1.1, whole genome shotgun sequence and encodes:
- the LOC131437365 gene encoding ribosome biogenesis protein BOP1 homolog isoform X2, producing the protein MVAKKHLATKRKASTVPDSKPNTSSIKNSSQKTPSSAIQSIVTDYYESDEDLLTSINNENDEDSSDSEEEKASSDEDNDEVDSIDSDFEDELVKDENDEVDSADDVNSDSSPEPEEEESDDELEFEEDVEEPEKPKALKLLSKPRNETNSNGHKQEYESGEDNDEETLKLLEAVNKEDEALVDIDTALIAKSTKTKGVGIFPGEAKSRFRSDKNQDEYAAGDTSDEEDIRNTVGNIPMHWYDEYKHVGYDWDGNKLIKPAKTDAIDDFLRKMEDPNFWRTVKDPQTGQNVVLSNEDIGLIKRIMAGRNPDEQYDDYEPWIEWFSSEVEKMPIRNIPDHKRSFLPSKSEKHKIGRLVHALKMGWTKTRAEIEKQAELNKGPKFYMAWDTDHGKEEMRRIHDHVVAPKRPLPGHAESYNPPPEYLFNERELAEWNSHEEEPWKRKLHYIPQKYNSLREVPYYDKYIRERFLRCLDLYLCPRGKRTRVTVGPEYLIPKLPSPRDLQPFPTLQNLIYKGHTNMIRSISVEPKGEYLVTGSDDQTIKIWEISTARCIKTIETGDIVRSVAWCPNSKISLVAVASGKRLLLVNPGVGDSLISRKTDDLLAEAPKSEVVDNERIATAVQWVELTEDERKAGVRIVINHFKDIKQVTWHGRGDYFAAVMPEAANRSVLIHQLSKRRSQVPFSKSKGLIQCVLFHPVRPCLFVATQRHVRVYDLVKQELLKKLFPNCKWISSMAIHPKGDNLLVATYEKKMMWFDLDLSTRPYQQLKLHYSAIRNVAFHLRYPLFASASDDRSVIVSHGMVYNDLLQNALIVPLRRLEHHEKVNDFGAFDVVFHPTQPWLFSSGADNTVRLYT
- the LOC131437365 gene encoding ribosome biogenesis protein BOP1 homolog isoform X1; its protein translation is MVLVLHWISSKMVAKKHLATKRKASTVPDSKPNTSSIKNSSQKTPSSAIQSIVTDYYESDEDLLTSINNENDEDSSDSEEEKASSDEDNDEVDSIDSDFEDELVKDENDEVDSADDVNSDSSPEPEEEESDDELEFEEDVEEPEKPKALKLLSKPRNETNSNGHKQEYESGEDNDEETLKLLEAVNKEDEALVDIDTALIAKSTKTKGVGIFPGEAKSRFRSDKNQDEYAAGDTSDEEDIRNTVGNIPMHWYDEYKHVGYDWDGNKLIKPAKTDAIDDFLRKMEDPNFWRTVKDPQTGQNVVLSNEDIGLIKRIMAGRNPDEQYDDYEPWIEWFSSEVEKMPIRNIPDHKRSFLPSKSEKHKIGRLVHALKMGWTKTRAEIEKQAELNKGPKFYMAWDTDHGKEEMRRIHDHVVAPKRPLPGHAESYNPPPEYLFNERELAEWNSHEEEPWKRKLHYIPQKYNSLREVPYYDKYIRERFLRCLDLYLCPRGKRTRVTVGPEYLIPKLPSPRDLQPFPTLQNLIYKGHTNMIRSISVEPKGEYLVTGSDDQTIKIWEISTARCIKTIETGDIVRSVAWCPNSKISLVAVASGKRLLLVNPGVGDSLISRKTDDLLAEAPKSEVVDNERIATAVQWVELTEDERKAGVRIVINHFKDIKQVTWHGRGDYFAAVMPEAANRSVLIHQLSKRRSQVPFSKSKGLIQCVLFHPVRPCLFVATQRHVRVYDLVKQELLKKLFPNCKWISSMAIHPKGDNLLVATYEKKMMWFDLDLSTRPYQQLKLHYSAIRNVAFHLRYPLFASASDDRSVIVSHGMVYNDLLQNALIVPLRRLEHHEKVNDFGAFDVVFHPTQPWLFSSGADNTVRLYT